In Acipenser ruthenus chromosome 1, fAciRut3.2 maternal haplotype, whole genome shotgun sequence, the genomic stretch CACATGTCACTGAAATATTTAACTGCCCCATCTCATTGTTCCATGAACGTCTTTTCTTTCAGGAGAAACATTTTGGTACTGTTCTCATACAATTAGCTTCACTGGTCTTTTACATTTTTGGaaattaaatacatatatgtatacattttgcTGAACATATTTTACGAGGTCTTCACGAGAATGTAGAATTATATGGATAAAAAAACGATGTTTTTGAATGCAGATGAAAACGGTTTATTAATAATTGCCATCGTcctgtctaataataataataataataataataataataataataataataataataataataatagttgtggCTAACGATTTGTTAAATATTTTGGGATTAATATGTAGGATGCAGGAACGGGTatatttgtagtgtatttatttgttttggttttttattaactaaatgccctgctgtttgtttatatttaaggtcGCGAGCACCTGAACGCATTCGGACAGAAGCAGGTCACAAAAAAGAGGAGAAAGTCTCGCACAGCCTTCACCAACCACCAGATTTACGAGCTGGAGAAAAGGTTTTTGTACCAAAAATACCTGTCGCCCGCAGACAGAGACCAGATCGCTCAGCAGCTGGGTCTTACCAATGCCCAGGTCATCACCTGGTTTCAGAACAGGCGAGCCAAACTCAAGAGGGACCTGGAGGAGATGAAAGCAGACGTTGAATCCCTGAAGAAGATCCCATCCCAGGCCCTGGATAGTCTGGTGAACATGGAAGACCTCGATGAACCCCAACGCAGCTCCGGGGCAGTCTCCCCCAGCATCTCCCCATCGTCACAGCGACTCGCGGTCTTTCCACAATCACCTCAGTCATCGTCTAGGGACCAAACCACGGACGAGTTTTCAGAAGAGGACGAAGAAATCAAAGTCGacgattaaaaaagaaaacaaattctgCACAAACTTTTGGGAACAAGCGTCACTAAGTTGATGAACCTCGTAAATTATTAAAGGACAAACACTTAATAAAAATGGTTTCGATACGCTTTAGGCAAcgataacacacaaaaaaaatgctttaactgAAAACCAAAATAAGCCAAGGAATAAGAAGGAAATtcgcatttttattttataaatgacaGCTTTTGAAAGATAAAGCTGTAAGTGGCAAAAGAAAACGGAGACTGAAAACAGCTACTGCAAAGTGTGTAGGCTACGTATgttatgcatttttttcttcGGTCTGTTCTTTTGGGGGAAACCGtgcaattttttctttttaatttggaaACTCACAAAGCCACATTCTTTAATTGTAGCTGCTATGCATGTTACAATGATAGTTGTCGGTTAAATAATTtatgttgggggtgggggtgggggggggggggggattcggGGCATCTACATAGTTTGTCtttgtaaaataattaattataaaaaatgtgcgtttacaggaaaaaaaatacatggtgTTTATAATTCAAATTTTcgtaaatgtttaataaaatgttgtttctCTTTGGAATGGCGTGTCAAGGCAAACACCGCcctttaaacaataaataatgtaaccCAGCACACTGTCGCCACATTATGGTAAATATCGATTGTGTATATATTTTGAATAAAATTGAGAGACATCTTATTATACTAATCCCATTGTACCTTGTTGTTTCATTCTGAAGGAGTCGTGATTTTGCATACCCAGAGAAAGGTGTTGTGTAAATAAAAGCTGGCACGGCACGGTGAATGTCGAGTGGCTGTACTGCAGAAACGGGGTAATGTTGCTAGGCTGTATAAACCAGATATCTCAAGCAACAGATTTTGCAACACATAATTCACACCGTAATGTTTATAAgctggtggtgtgtgtgcgtcTAAAGTATGTTCACAAACAGTAAACACCAAGAACTGTGTAACATCAGTCGGATTTAGATTGTACAGTGCAGGCAAACAGTAAGACTGGTAGTGAATTAAAAGTGCACAGTAGGCCTGCATTGGGAGTATGGAATAGTAACACTAACACTATCCagttaaattacaaacatacacGTTATTTAGCTGGTACAAGTGCAGTGAATATCGATATAGCTGCTTAGATGGAGTTTATTTGTAAACATTATGATACATAACACGAGTTGCATGCTCAtcgtttgctttatttttaatgcgatttatatatatatctatatatatatatatatatatatatatatatatatatatatatatatatatatatatatatatatatatatatatatatatatagatatatatattggTATGTTTAACCACGATCTGGGTATAAACTACGTTCAACTTCTGAACAAATTGTCCTAGGTAGCGACAAGAGGCTGGAGGGTCACTTTCACTTTTTTGTTAAGTGGCTGGCGTCTTGTTCGCCAGGTTTATTCAATTAGGGCAAATTGTATACTCTTTTTTCTCACCGAACAACTGTCACAGCGAGGCTTtgaattgctgctgctgctggtgtaaAAAGGTTGCAAGCACCCCGGTGCCATATGGTTTATGAATTTTCTCCATCACAAACAGTAAGATTGATTAGTTTAACCCGCCTCCCGTACTTCAGTTATTTCTCTCAGCCAGCATCTGTGCCTCTTTTAatgtgtgtgttaaaaaaaaaaaaaaaaccctcccatGAATAGCAATTGATTAACAAGGGGTTCCTAATGAATACATCTCAATAGGAGGGCAGTGAGATGCAGAGTCTGCTGCCTCTTTCTCCCCGCTGTTGCTGTCCTGGCTGCAGTCTGCTACCACTTTGTTTCAGTCCATTTGTAACACTTAACCAGATCAAGGGGAGATGCTTTGGAACGAGGGAGAGACGGGGCTCCAATGCACAATTGTCTCTATAAGGAAGACTTGTTACGGGGTTGAAAAGTCAAGTAGACATCTTTTTCTGCTTCAAGAAACAATTGCAAGGCACTCACAAGAAACGTACAAAATCTTGAAGTTTAAAGTTATTAATCATTCAATACATACCATAAAGGCTATCATTCttagacatttttgtttttcaaagctcatgtctgaaaaaaaagtttaaggtcGTTAATCGGTGTAGAAATTTCCAAAGGCTGAGTTGGTCCACATCAGGAATGTAATAACATTAATTTATGTGTGTACTTTTTTTCTCCCAGCCAGATGTAAAGTCACGACTTACTTCTTCTGAAAACCCAGGATGTGAAGTAAAAGCATCGAAATTAAAcaccaaacaattaaacaaaacaaaaccagcaatTCCAGATTATCCTACAGCtatatggtcaaaagttttacatcgcctagaattttaggattgagacataattaaaacaaacaaaaaaaaatacatgaacataatttagatattttatttaatcaaagaaactacaaaattatatctcaaaagtgtaccggaagccataacagtattacagtattttatgtcagatttcgaaatgtcacattttttatttttttcagattttcgTTAATTATAGcctatggaaaattacaaagcggtgtgcaattcactatgttaaaataacattaatcagcaggtttcatttgactttgtgaAGTCAAATGAGTTAATTTTATAGAGTGATGCAAAGCTTATGCCTTCTTGGTGGTTTCCTGGTTtttacttctctctctctctctctctctctctctctctctctctctctctctctctctctctctctctctctctctctctctctctctctcttttatggTCCCAGAAGAATTGTGATGGAAGTACTCTCCCTCGGCCAAAATGTTTGTTTGGGTTGTCAAGAAGCTGAGATGTCAACTGGAGCTCTTTTCACTCCATCAGATATCGAGGAGAAAGCGTTCCTGTATCCACAAGAGTTGTTTGTCTTATCACGGCGAGTGGAAAACATATTAAGACCCTTTGCTTCTGATTATGccataaacttttattttattattatgttttatatttgtgtatTATCATGTATCACCTTAAAATGGACAAACATTTTTGTTGTTGGTGTATAGCCTACTGTAAAAAATGAGTGTTTAGGAATTAGATATGCTAATGTATAATAATTAAACGTAATGTTATACAGTACTTTCCTTTATAGACTTGAGAGGTTAATGTTTGtaataattgtgttttaattgtgTGTCTAAAGCATGGTTGAAAATTCTGAGAATGCCATTCTTCAATGGATAAAttgagtttttgttgttgttattttttagtttGATCTTGTGTGATAGATGTTCCAGTCATGTGGAATTCGGCCACACATAATGTTTCGTAGTTCTACTTTACACATATTTTACAAGAACACACAGTAATATTTGCATTATTCCTTTtcctttgtagttttttttttcatacggggaaaaataataatagttcgggcaaacaaaaaaaatagatacattcgggatacaatgtattattatgtaCAAGATGGTATATTTTCCATACGTCGGATTAATTAAATGTTTATGGATCACGGTTTTAAAAGACTAACCCTATCACTGCAGAGTGCTAACCCTTTCGCACTCGTGTTTCAAGGTAAATACGGCGCTGTTAAGACTGTCGAGGACAGAAAGCTCTGGAATACAGTGGAAGCATGCATGTGCAGATTATTTAATCTGTGAGAGATTGGTAGGCTATACCTTACATGTGTTTATATTAatcatattcattattattattattatcatccagTATGTCCTTGGCAATTAGATGTATCCTACgtacatgtaataataataataataataataataataataataataataataataataataataatgtgtctttGGAAATAAAACAATTGCAGTCAAGACTATAggatataatattataatattataatattctgCTCCATAGGTGGGTCGATTGGCGTTTCctcgttctagaatttcttatgttctttcttaaaCATTAAGCAGTGTCTACTTTACAGGGAATCAGTGTAAAGCCTATTACACCCAAACTTTATAGTGTACCTGTATGTGCAATTCTGTTTATAATGTACCTACAATATCAAAGTATATATTAGAAAAACGTTGCTATAAGGGACATACACAAACACGCGTGGCATACAGAACGACTGCATCACAAAGCTGAACAATCATTTTCAGaaacaattacaataaaacactgcATCAAACTTCAACATCTAAATAAAGTAAATTTGTATCAAGTATTTTTCAGTGTTATTTTATGCTGCTAATAAGGGACAATATAAAGACAAGACTGGCAGAAAACCCCTTTTTGTCCTTCCAAACTGCAGAATCCACAAAGCACAGTAATGTATGCATTCCTATTCGTTTTAGGGAATCGTTATGTGTTTATTAATTGTATTCGTTACTTATTTATTGAAATAGGCATAGACGACGTATGCCCAATGTTAatagtgcagtttattttgtaatttgtagtAATGCAAAATGCAAACGTACATGTTTAATGTCTTGCATTTAATTACCTATATTAATAGTTGTAAGAAATTGCAAGCAAGGGGATAGACATCACCACAGAATCTTGGTAATCCTGCTTGGTAATTCTGGCCCCGTCTGCAGCACAGCAGTGCTCCGAGTAACTTTATCTCCGTGGTTTgccgttttgtttttctttttaattgttcatGTTTTCTGTATCGTGTGTTGCAAAGCTCTGACAAGCTGAACTAAAACAAACAGTTATATGCGTAAATGTACCAACTTTCTAAATAGCATTCATGTgtctttacttttattttttttcggggGTAAATGTAAATTGAAGCCACCTTTCAAAAAAGCTGcaaaaagtttattattattattattattattattattattattattattagtattagtattagtattagtacaTAAATAATTAGACTATTTGACTTTGTAAATGTTTGCATCCCAGTGTAGGTCAAAGTCTATATCTTGCTCGAATTTCCTCCCTGTCGGTTATATTGCATCTCAAGAAATCGGAGGGTTCCGGCGTGTGCTCCTCATTGGTTGCATGGATCGTTGCACAGAGCTGTTTGTCAGTGTCatcttgttttgtaaaacaatgaGATTACAGTATACACAAAgtacaaaagtgtgtgtgtgtgtgtgtatgtgtatatatatatatatatatatatatatatatatatatatatatatatatatatatatatatattcagtccCTTTCATCCTCTTGAGGAAAGCGTTACATTGCCCTATTAATTGCAGTATCTACGCTAGCTCTGCCagtataatgttttcttttagttGCTGTTTCGGCAGATGCCTTTACTGATTTTCCTATCCGATTTGTCTCCCAATACAACCCGCAATTTCACTATAATAATTGGGCTCGCTGTCTTTCGTTTTTGAAATGTTCTAACATATTTTATAATTATGTTTCTAGATATGAAATTAGACATTACATAACTCGTTATTAGTCTATTTAACACTACGTTATGTTTATGGTGCAGTTCCAAACGTGCACTTTACACAAAACGGGGTGTCAGGGAAAACTGTAGTGTCTGTCTCGTATATGACTAATGATGACGCAAATGAGATTTCCAAGAGCATTCAAAACACGTTCCTTGTGTTGCGTGGTTGATGTATTTTCAGACATGTGGGTACAATTCGCTGACCTGTTGCATTTACACCAATTCGACTAGAATATAGAAATAAGTGACAACTGATCGAAATAGCAGGTGACAACTGGTCGTAACCTATCGTATTTGAACTTAAGATCTCGCAATATAGAAACGAAGTCCGAAACCCTAATTGAACTGCTCCTTCATCAGACTAAGTTGTTTCTTGTTCGTTGTCGTTACACTTTAGAGTGCATTCTGCATTTGCTACAACATGACCGCTCAAAGGTCCATATTCTCACTCGGTTTACGCTCTAGTTATAGGCTGGAACTGCTTGCATTGCCCGTAAACCAAGTGAGAATAGGGCCCCACATGCTGTTTGTCTATTCTTTGGGACACGCAGAAGCCACGTATAATACAGTATAGGGCCATATAAATAGCAGATAGCCCCTCCTATTCTCTTTCATTTTCTGGATGATTAGCTGTGGGCTGCTTCCTGACACTCTCTCCTGTTGGTATTAATTTGGTTTAACTAGTGATTAATTATCCTCCGTTAAAGCTCCACTTCTCTTTCCCACTCCACTCCATTTGCATATTAATCAAACACCTTTATaatgatgtatttgtttattttctttttaaatacaacaccgttgtttataaatgtgtgttaaatgGCTGCACGCGAAATATGTATGTGAGTGTGATCAAATAGTCTAATTGTTTATGCTGATCACAATTTACTTCATGGTCAGAAAGAAAGAGTATTCAATTTGTATGAAAATCatattaaaatgcaaaacattACTCAAAAACATATTACTtaatgctttaataaatatgaatATGCAATCGTTGTTTGATTATTTACATATACCCatgtaatgggcagcagtgtggagtagtggttcgggctttggactgttgaccggagggtcgggggttcaatcccaggtgggagacacagctgctgtacacttgagcaaggtactttacctagattgctccagtaaaaacccaactgtataaatgggtaattgtatgtaaaaaataatgtgatgtcttgtaacaattgtaagtctatttatgctaagaaataaataataatgaagtcatTTGCTTCAACAAGGTCCTAATCAACGCACTGtgatcgtgttttttttttttggccattttattgtttatttcaggctgtatattcattttaaatgcacaCGATGGAAGGGCGCTTGTCTGGTAAATGCTTGTATGAGCCAAACATGTTTGGTAAAGATTGTTTTAACGCAAATGTTGTTTACTCACTAACATGTATATTTTAACATGTCCTGCTAACACACGCAATAATACTCGAGTACATTAATAATTATTCCCGAAAACAAAACGAATGcttatttattgaaaatattcttttttaaaacatggaTATTTCTCTCAGGAGGTTCACGGTATCTATCAGTATTGTTTTTTAATGCTGCATGTTTGCTAGACATACACTTGTCAGGCTTAAATTGTGAATTATgaaaacaaatttaaacaaaacacacacacacacccacccacacagacGCACAGGCACCCAcccacaaagacacacacacacacacacatagagagacGCGCACACACTCActcgcgcgcgcgcacacacacgagATCAGATTAtcaatcaaacaaataaacaaataaatacaaaacccaAATAATGCATGGTATaaaaaacgtgtgtgtgtgtgtgtgtgtgtgtgtgtgtgtgtgtgtgtgtgtgtgtgtgtgtgttttctcagtAAACTATAATTAAAATGGAATAAGTCTGGGTTTTAAGCAACGTATTTTGCTTAAGGGAAGAGAAAGTTGTGTCATACTTTAGACTCTTATATAAATACTAACATTTAGGcctatgtttaaatcttttttgttttgttttgttgttgtaatgtTTCACAAAGCAGCAGATTACAAATTGATAcattactgccatctagtgttagATTCTAAAATCTGATTGAACTTTGGTGGTTTTCGAGAGCAGTGGTTCAATTGCTTAGTGCTGGGGATCACTCACATCATTGTTAGACTGTAATATGTAACATCCTAGCTTTTAAAGACATACAGGAGAAAACCCATTCATATTTTCAAGTTATGTATTCTCCACAATTTATCAGTTAGCTGGAAATATGCTTCAAACATAAATTATTGCTATTTAAATGACAGGATTAGAactttaattgtgtgtgtgtgtgtgaaaatgtataaataaatagattatgGGAATACATTAATACTTTGTTATTGTtcatctataaaaaaaagaaaatgtagatgaaaatacacttttttaaagCGACAAACAAGGAAAAGAAAGCCTGGTAGGAAGAGACTGGGGCCAGTCCAGCCAGCCCAGGTCTGGATGTAATTTGCCGATGATAACCTTTATTGCAAGAACAGAACAAGTATTAACAAggtaaacataaatacaaaaggatacattttaataacattattaATTCGTTAATGTTTATTGTATAAACATCAAATAATAACTAACAGTAATTACACCTATCCTCCAACCAACCATTTGTAATGAAATAAATACTGGGCCCTGCTGTTGTGCTCCAAGGTCTATAGCTGGTGTAAAGAGCCTGTGAAGACTGGTGGTACATTCCTTAAATAGGAGTTTTTGGGTAAAATAAAGTCAAAAGTGTACCTACAATCTAAGAATCAAAACAGCATATTTTTTCTACAGGAAATTAGGTTAAAGAAGACAGAAAAACAACAACTGAAGAACGTTCACTGTAAACCActgtttaagaattaaacatgaACTAGGCAACAGATAGTAAACACATTTTAGTTTCTATAGTTACCCTTTAATGCTTGTCATGGTGGGGCTGGGGGGGGGTCTAAAGTAAATtctcaaacaattaaaatatactAACTAAAACGGGTCAACTGAGATGTTAATGATCTAAAGAGTGGCTGGCCTTCACCTCTTTACATTGTATTAGTGATTGTAATAAGCCAATGCATGACCTCCAAGGGAGAACACCACCAGAATCAATAGGCTTAGATATTTAGATAGCTGCTGTGTATATCATTACAACAGACCCCAGTCTTATATTTAGAATGTAATAAACTATTACAACACAGTTTCTCTCATCTGTAACTAATCATGATATGCATTTGATTTGAATAAATCCATCTCTCTGCTTTCTGTCATTTGAAAGAATGTGTGGAGAGAATGTGTGCTTGGTTTCATTCCAGCCCAGATGTAATTCCAGTTCTGCTGTTTGTGAAGAGGGCACGCCACGGATATCTAACAAATTTAGGAAACTGAGGCTTTCCACAGACACGATCTGTTTTTGAACTCTCCAGCTACTTCCATTCCCgtttcagttttaaaacaatCCCTGATGCTGATCTGGTTTCTAATTAAAGAACAGTCTTCTTTATTCACGTTATATCAAGCATAGGACTAGACTGTACTATGAAGCTCCTGTCTCTTCTTCCAGTGTTTAAAGACTGCATGCTCCCACTTTGGAAATCAAAGACATCATCCACATATTTTCTTTTATCCATGTAATAACATGCAGTttggagcatttaaaaaaatacacaggtTCTCATAAAAGTTTAAAAGCTCTGGTAATTTGATTGtttcttatattaaaattgtCACAGCCATTGATGCTGTGTTTGCCAGATTTAGTCTGAAAACAGTTTTGAGcctgtcattttttaaaaccaatttaGCTAATAGCTTATCCATCAAACTTTAGTTCAAGACAGCAGGATATGGTTATTTAGTGCCATTATCTGAATCCCAATGTGGTCAGCAATCAATGTGTAGGGTTTATTACCAAAATGCCTTGTGTTTAGTATTCCCAGTCACGACCAATGAAAGGTAGTGCCAGGACCTACCACACTGATCAAAACGCTTCAAtccaaaataatattaaaatgtgttatataCCCAACAAGTAAGTGCCTGGTAACTTTTGAGTCTTGGCCATTAgctgttaaaacagaaaactacaGTATCTAATATAAGCTACTTTTTTACATgttgattctctctctcaattcaattcaattcaattcaatggtgctttattggcatgacttacaatagcaggagTTGCCAAAgtaattatacaatacatacatgtatatacaatgcatcatgaatacatatatatatatatatatatattgtaacgtctAGCGTGCTGTGGGTTCCAAGCGGGAGGTTAATTCAGCAGCGACGGCGGCGAAATAAGCAGGCAGACACTGTTTATTGAGTTGAAACGCACCCAAAGGTACCGTTTATTGCTCTTTATCAATTCAATCCCCAAGTccaacaaaacagaacagaaccaCCCAACATCGGCGCTGAGCCCCCTAATATAGCCCAACCAGGCTTGATCATTGGCCAACTAAACTTTTCCCTAATTAGCATACTAACCCTCCAATCCCTGACAACTCTACTTCCCCCCAATCCCAGCTGTACACAGTTGGCACTATGCCCACTATACTACACAATGCATGGTGTCTAACTATGTGATTAGCCCCCGTTTTTATAGCCCGCCACTACATTGCCCCCCTTTTGCTGCTTACCGCCCTCGGAAAGCTCAATCTGTGTCCCGGAAGCGCAGGGGTGCCCGAACCTTGCGGCGGGGTCTTTGGTTAGGTTCACAGGCAAGACGGCTGGGTTGAAGGGATGGAGGTCCCCTCTGTGAAGTAGAGACTCGAGGCCGGCGGTGGCATGCCACCACAGGAGGGGTGATTGTGGAATGATGGGGCCTTCCTCTATGGGCTCCCAATGGACCACTCTGAGGTCCCTGTCCTGGGTGGCCGGCTCCCTGGGGTGCGTCGGGTACCTGGTCTCCCCGGTAGGGGGCAAGGCGGTCCCGGTGGAGGACCACGCAGCATCCTGTGAGGTGTATTTGGACCCGGTACACCACCTCGCCCAGCTGTTGCAAGATCCGACAGGGTCCCACCCAGGGGCTATCCAGTTTGGGGCAACGGCCCTTCTTCCGTTTAGGTCCGTAGACCCAAACAAGCTCCCCCACTTTAAAGTGTCGCCCCTTCTCCCGGACGTCATAATTCCTCTTCTGTCGTATGCCGGCAGCCAGTAGACAGTCCCGGGCAAACTGGTGAGCAGCATCGATCCGGTCCTGAAGGCGTCGGGCATACTCTGGTCCAGGAGGGAGAGCTGTGGCGTCAGGAGGGCGACCGAACACAAGCTCGGCCGGTGTCTGGAGCTCACGACCGAGGAGCAGCAGTGCAGGAGTGCAGCCTGTCGATTCCTGCACCGCCGTGCGGTACGCCAGCATGATTAGAGGCAGCTGGAGGTCCCAGTCTCGTTGGTTCCGACTGGTAACAATA encodes the following:
- the LOC117420608 gene encoding transcription factor LBX2-like, with the protein product MTSTKEMKAGSVLQSSREDRRRGPQDQLPPAANSNKPLTPFGIEDILNKPSIKKSTVRRCPSTVLEKVTGSAALRNGVTTPSSPLCALEELASKTFKGLEVSVIQAAEGREHLNAFGQKQVTKKRRKSRTAFTNHQIYELEKRFLYQKYLSPADRDQIAQQLGLTNAQVITWFQNRRAKLKRDLEEMKADVESLKKIPSQALDSLVNMEDLDEPQRSSGAVSPSISPSSQRLAVFPQSPQSSSRDQTTDEFSEEDEEIKVDD